The Phoenix dactylifera cultivar Barhee BC4 chromosome 15, palm_55x_up_171113_PBpolish2nd_filt_p, whole genome shotgun sequence genome contains a region encoding:
- the LOC103704277 gene encoding protein SHORT HYPOCOTYL IN WHITE LIGHT 1-like yields MKRASHQASLCFDMAYSTSVSFSLPRLRSSHPSKSQGLLPSLPLFAAPSRLRSPLRASRKLSSYPQEAVVVLPDARAWVGDLGGYDVDDDDGDEDDDDGDDRSLDLLARFLDNVFRKISRRARKAVLSVLPPSVPTKLVGFSVNGVLILAFLWILKALLEVICTLGSIVFVSILFVRGVWSGVSYIRENQYSFMNRIDNDDSRWSGAQAAT; encoded by the exons ATGAAGCGAGCCTCGCACCAGGCGAGTCTCTGTTTCGACATGGCTTATTCCACCTCCGTCTCCTTCTCCCTTCCTCGCCTTCGATCCTCGCATCCCTCCAAATCCCAGGGCCTACTCCCCTCACTCCCTCTCTTCGCGGCCCCCTCTCGCCTCCGGTCGCCGCTCCGAGCCTCCCGGAAGCTCTCCAGCTACCCCCAGGAGGCGGTGGTCGTGCTCCCGGACGCTCGCGCTTGGGTGGGCGATCTCGGCGGCTATGATGTGGATGACGACGATGGCGACGAGGACGACGACGATGGCGACGACCGGAGCCTCGATCTCCTCGCGCGGTTCCTCGACAACGTCTTCCGCAAGATCTCGCGGCGGGCGCGCAAGGCCGTCCTATCTGTTCTGCCTCCTTCCGTCCCAACTAAATTG GTGGGTTTTTCGGTTAATGGGGTTTTGATTCTGGCtttcttatggattcttaaGGCGCTCCTTGAG GTGATCTGCACGCTTGGGAGCATAGTGTTTGTAAGCATCTTGTTTGTCCGAGGAGTATGGTCTGGCGTGTCCTACATAAGAGAAAACCAGTATAGCTTCATGAACAGGATTGACAATGATGACAGCAGATGGAGCGGTGCACAGGCTGCCACTTGA
- the LOC103704278 gene encoding transcription factor bHLH74-like isoform X3, which translates to MFSAQQSDQAMGTSSVMTPCSSANVTEQYLVADWNSLVSVDQNMDFSGPSSISSYNVRMPQNQEINCSIADTRPSSFGNRSFPELGKKRKGMTECGAVHPHSSLDRIQAGAEQHKDISPECVKSPTEREEKKQKGELNPGVTSHKQAAKLAKEISQDGDAPKEDYIHVRAKRGQATNSHSLAERVRREKISERMRLLQDLVPGCNKITGKAVMLDEIINYVQSLQRQVEFLSMKLAAVSPELNFDLEQILSKDILHAQDGGSAVLGFGPRRSSLHPHLYGPSPQGVMQSEIMCSAPNSGDMVRAAPPHICPVAQISSIWHDELQNVVQMGFAPNTDASDAEHNGSMKVEL; encoded by the exons ATGTTTTCAGCTCAGCAATCTGATCAAGCTATGGGGACATCTTCAGTGATGACTCCCTGCTCTTCTGCAAATGTTACTGAACAATACCTTGTTGCTGATTGGAACTCCCTTGTTTCAGTGGATCAAAATATGGATTTCAGTGGGCCATCTAGTATTTCTTCTTACAATGTCAGGATGCCACAAAACCAGGAAATCAATTGTTCTATTGCTGATACCAGGCCTTCTTCCTTCGGCAACCGGAGCTTTCCTGAGCTG gggaagaaaagaaaaggtatgACTGAATGCGGTGCTGTGCATCCCCATTCATCACTGGACAGGATTCAG GCTGGGGCTGAACAGCATAAAGACATCTCTCCTGAGTGTGTCAAAAGCCCaacagagagagaggagaaaaaacAGAAGGGTGAACTGAACCCAGGTGTCACCTCTCATAAGCAGGCTGCTAAACTTGCCAAGGAAATTTCTCAAGATGGTGATGCCCCTAAAGAAGATTACATTCATGTACGAGCCAAGCGAGGCCAGGCCACCAATAGTCATAGCCTTGCAGAAAGA GTGAGGAGGGAAAAGATCAGTGAAAGGATGAGGCTTCTTCAAGATCTTGTTCCTGGATGCAATAAG ATTACGGGCAAGGCTGTCATGCTTGATGAGATAATCAACTATGTGCAGTCACTGCAACGGCAGGTTGAG TTCCTATCCATGAAGCTTGCAGCTGTCAGCCCTGAGCTGAACTTTGATCTCGAGCAGATCCTTTCAAAAGAT ATTCTTCATGCACAAGATGGTGGTTCGGCAGTTCTTGGATTTGGTCCCCGAAGGAGCAGCCTTCACCCTCATTTGTATGGCCCATCCCCACAGGGAGTCATGCAGTCAGAAATCATGTGCAGTGCACCCAATTCAGGAGACATGGTTAGAGCCGCCCCACCCCATATTTGCCCAGTGGCTCAA ATATCAAGTATTTGGCATGATGAACTGCAAAATGTTGTTCAGATGGGCTTCGCTCCTAATACAGATGCTAGTGACGCAGAGCACAATG GTTCCATGAAGGTGGAGTTATAA
- the LOC103704278 gene encoding transcription factor bHLH74-like isoform X2 produces MFSAQQSDQAMGTSSVMTPCSSANVTEQYLVADWNSLVSVDQNMDFSGPSSISSYNVRMPQNQEINCSIADTRPSSFGNRSFPELVSSFDQSENCKIASSTCPPNFPLTDQHSFEKNLKGKKRKGMTECGAVHPHSSLDRIQAGAEQHKDISPECVKSPTEREEKKQKGELNPGVTSHKQAAKLAKEISQDGDAPKEDYIHVRAKRGQATNSHSLAERVRREKISERMRLLQDLVPGCNKITGKAVMLDEIINYVQSLQRQVEFLSMKLAAVSPELNFDLEQILSKDILHAQDGGSAVLGFGPRRSSLHPHLYGPSPQGVMQSEIMCSAPNSGDMISSIWHDELQNVVQMGFAPNTDASDAEHNGSMKVEL; encoded by the exons ATGTTTTCAGCTCAGCAATCTGATCAAGCTATGGGGACATCTTCAGTGATGACTCCCTGCTCTTCTGCAAATGTTACTGAACAATACCTTGTTGCTGATTGGAACTCCCTTGTTTCAGTGGATCAAAATATGGATTTCAGTGGGCCATCTAGTATTTCTTCTTACAATGTCAGGATGCCACAAAACCAGGAAATCAATTGTTCTATTGCTGATACCAGGCCTTCTTCCTTCGGCAACCGGAGCTTTCCTGAGCTGGTGAGTTCTTTTGATCAGTCGGAGAATTGCAAGATTGCAAGTTCTACCTGTCCTCCAAATTTCCCTTTAACTGACCAGCATAGCTTCGAGAAAAATCTcaaggggaagaaaagaaaaggtatgACTGAATGCGGTGCTGTGCATCCCCATTCATCACTGGACAGGATTCAG GCTGGGGCTGAACAGCATAAAGACATCTCTCCTGAGTGTGTCAAAAGCCCaacagagagagaggagaaaaaacAGAAGGGTGAACTGAACCCAGGTGTCACCTCTCATAAGCAGGCTGCTAAACTTGCCAAGGAAATTTCTCAAGATGGTGATGCCCCTAAAGAAGATTACATTCATGTACGAGCCAAGCGAGGCCAGGCCACCAATAGTCATAGCCTTGCAGAAAGA GTGAGGAGGGAAAAGATCAGTGAAAGGATGAGGCTTCTTCAAGATCTTGTTCCTGGATGCAATAAG ATTACGGGCAAGGCTGTCATGCTTGATGAGATAATCAACTATGTGCAGTCACTGCAACGGCAGGTTGAG TTCCTATCCATGAAGCTTGCAGCTGTCAGCCCTGAGCTGAACTTTGATCTCGAGCAGATCCTTTCAAAAGAT ATTCTTCATGCACAAGATGGTGGTTCGGCAGTTCTTGGATTTGGTCCCCGAAGGAGCAGCCTTCACCCTCATTTGTATGGCCCATCCCCACAGGGAGTCATGCAGTCAGAAATCATGTGCAGTGCACCCAATTCAGGAGACATG ATATCAAGTATTTGGCATGATGAACTGCAAAATGTTGTTCAGATGGGCTTCGCTCCTAATACAGATGCTAGTGACGCAGAGCACAATG GTTCCATGAAGGTGGAGTTATAA
- the LOC103704278 gene encoding transcription factor bHLH74-like isoform X1, with protein MFSAQQSDQAMGTSSVMTPCSSANVTEQYLVADWNSLVSVDQNMDFSGPSSISSYNVRMPQNQEINCSIADTRPSSFGNRSFPELVSSFDQSENCKIASSTCPPNFPLTDQHSFEKNLKGKKRKGMTECGAVHPHSSLDRIQAGAEQHKDISPECVKSPTEREEKKQKGELNPGVTSHKQAAKLAKEISQDGDAPKEDYIHVRAKRGQATNSHSLAERVRREKISERMRLLQDLVPGCNKITGKAVMLDEIINYVQSLQRQVEFLSMKLAAVSPELNFDLEQILSKDILHAQDGGSAVLGFGPRRSSLHPHLYGPSPQGVMQSEIMCSAPNSGDMVRAAPPHICPVAQISSIWHDELQNVVQMGFAPNTDASDAEHNGSMKVEL; from the exons ATGTTTTCAGCTCAGCAATCTGATCAAGCTATGGGGACATCTTCAGTGATGACTCCCTGCTCTTCTGCAAATGTTACTGAACAATACCTTGTTGCTGATTGGAACTCCCTTGTTTCAGTGGATCAAAATATGGATTTCAGTGGGCCATCTAGTATTTCTTCTTACAATGTCAGGATGCCACAAAACCAGGAAATCAATTGTTCTATTGCTGATACCAGGCCTTCTTCCTTCGGCAACCGGAGCTTTCCTGAGCTGGTGAGTTCTTTTGATCAGTCGGAGAATTGCAAGATTGCAAGTTCTACCTGTCCTCCAAATTTCCCTTTAACTGACCAGCATAGCTTCGAGAAAAATCTcaaggggaagaaaagaaaaggtatgACTGAATGCGGTGCTGTGCATCCCCATTCATCACTGGACAGGATTCAG GCTGGGGCTGAACAGCATAAAGACATCTCTCCTGAGTGTGTCAAAAGCCCaacagagagagaggagaaaaaacAGAAGGGTGAACTGAACCCAGGTGTCACCTCTCATAAGCAGGCTGCTAAACTTGCCAAGGAAATTTCTCAAGATGGTGATGCCCCTAAAGAAGATTACATTCATGTACGAGCCAAGCGAGGCCAGGCCACCAATAGTCATAGCCTTGCAGAAAGA GTGAGGAGGGAAAAGATCAGTGAAAGGATGAGGCTTCTTCAAGATCTTGTTCCTGGATGCAATAAG ATTACGGGCAAGGCTGTCATGCTTGATGAGATAATCAACTATGTGCAGTCACTGCAACGGCAGGTTGAG TTCCTATCCATGAAGCTTGCAGCTGTCAGCCCTGAGCTGAACTTTGATCTCGAGCAGATCCTTTCAAAAGAT ATTCTTCATGCACAAGATGGTGGTTCGGCAGTTCTTGGATTTGGTCCCCGAAGGAGCAGCCTTCACCCTCATTTGTATGGCCCATCCCCACAGGGAGTCATGCAGTCAGAAATCATGTGCAGTGCACCCAATTCAGGAGACATGGTTAGAGCCGCCCCACCCCATATTTGCCCAGTGGCTCAA ATATCAAGTATTTGGCATGATGAACTGCAAAATGTTGTTCAGATGGGCTTCGCTCCTAATACAGATGCTAGTGACGCAGAGCACAATG GTTCCATGAAGGTGGAGTTATAA
- the LOC103704279 gene encoding probable zinc metallopeptidase EGY3, chloroplastic: MASPLFLSLSCAPPRIPGPISFHRKIPFWSQKPHLLSLSSKLPLRNAPRFSAQDQEEQVKPASSVAVAPDEEIDRKPSDSEGGGGGGGEEEAKAQQQQELDWKADEEFKKFMGNPSIEAAIKLEKKRADRKLRELDRESDGNPITGFFRNVVRDSLTKEKERLEKAEDAFKALDLNKLKSCFGFDTFFAVDVRRFGDGGIFIGNLRKPIEEVMPKLEKKLTEAAGREVVLWFMEEKKDDITKQVCMVQPKAEMDLQFETTKLSTPLGYVSAIVLCVATFGTIALMSGFFLKPDATFDDYIANVLPLFGGFLSILGVSEIATRVTAARYGVKLSPSFLIPSNWTGCLGVINNYESLLPNKKALFDIPVARTASAYLTSLALALAAFVADGSFNGGDNALFIRPQFFYNNPLLSFVQLVIGPYADELGNVLPNAVEGVGVPVDPLAFAGLLGMVVTSLNLLPCGKLEGGRIAQALFGRNTAMLLSFGTSLLLGIGGLSGSVLCLAWGLFATFFRGGEEIPAKDEITPLGDDRYAWGIVLFIVCFLTLFPNGGGTFSSSFLGPPFFRGDV, translated from the exons ATGGcttctcccctgttcctctctctctcgtgcGCTCCCCCTAGAATCCCAGGCCCCATCTCCTTCCACCGCAAGATCCCATTTTGGAGCCAAAAACCCcaccttctctccctctcttccaagCTCCCTCTCAGAAACGCCCCCAGATTCTCCGCCCAGGATCAAGAGGAGCAGGTGAAGCCAGCCTCTTCCGTCGCCGTAGCTCCCGATGAGGAGATCGATCGCAAACCGAGCGATTCTGAGGGCGGCGGTGgagggggaggagaggaagaagcgaAGGCCCAGCAGCAGCAGGAACTGGACTGGAAGGCGGATGAGGAGTTCAAGAAGTTCATGGGCAACCCGTCGATCGAGGCGGCGATCAAGCTCGAGAAGAAACGGGCTGACCGGAAGCTCAGAGAGCTCGACCGGGAGTCGGACGGCAACCCCATCACCGGTTTCTTCAGGAATGTGGTAAGGGACAGCCTGACCAAAGAGAAGGAGCGGTTGGAGAAGGCCGAGGACGCTTTCAAGGCATTGGATCTTAACAAG TTAAAGAGCTGCTTTGGCTTTGACACGTTCTTTGCTGTGGATGTTCGGAGATTTGGTGATGGAGGGATTTTTATTGGGAACTTGAGGAAGCCAATTGAGGAAGTGATGCCAAAATTGGAAAAGAAGCTTACTGAGGCAGCGGGCCGAGAAGTTGTCCTCTGGTtcatggaggagaagaaggatgaCATAACAAAGCAG GTCTGCATGGTACAACCAAAGGCGGAAATGGATCTTCAGTTTGAGACTACAAAACTGAGCACACCTTTGGGATATGTCAGTGCAATAGTTTTATGCGTTGCTACTTTTGGAACAATAGCATTGATGAGTGGCTTCTTTCTTAAGCCCGATGCTACATTTGACGATTACATAGCCAatgttctccctctttttggtgGTTTTCTCTCCATCTTAGGCGTATCTGAG ATTGCAACAAGGGTAACAGCAGCTCGCTATGGCGTTAAGCTTAGCCCTTCATTTCTTATTCCATCAAATTGGACTGGATGCCTGGGGGTGATAAATAACTATGAGTCATTGCTACCCAACAAAAAAGCTCTCTTTGACATCCCTGTTGCCCGCACAGCCAGTGCATATCTGACATCATTAGCTCTTGCGCTTGCTGCATTTGTGGCCGATGGCAGTTTTAATGGAGGAGACAATGCTCT ATTTATAAGGCCTCAATTTTTCTACAACaaccctcttctttctttcgttCAATTGGTCATCGGGCCTTATGCGGATGAATTGGGAAATGTGTTACCTAATGCAGTTGAAGGGGTTGGGGTGCCTGTTGATCCCCTTGCTTTTGCTGGACTTCTAG GAATGGTTGTGACATCTTTAAACCTACTGCCATGCGGAAAGCTTGAAGGAGGACGAATAGCTCAGGCTCTGTTTGGAAGAAATACTGCAATGCTGCTTTCATTCGGGACATCATTGCTTTTAGGGATAGGTGGCCTCAGCGGCAGCGTGCTCTGCTTGGCCTGGGGTTTGTTTGCCACATTCTTTCGAGGTGGGGAGGAAATACCTGCCAAGGATGAGATCACTCCTTTGGGAGATGATCGATATGCGTGGGGCATTGTCTTGTtcattgtttgtttccttaCTCTATTCCCAAATGGTGGTGGCACGTTCTCAAGCTCCTTCCTTGGGCCACCATTCTTCAGAGGGGATGtctaa